Proteins from a single region of Sandaracinaceae bacterium:
- a CDS encoding YgiQ family radical SAM protein has product MSLPTASREACAPKAEYVGRVNELVQLSGKSRRRNGGADRGAPARSPLTDFLPTTQEELDARGWDAIDVLIINGDAYVDHPAFGGALIGRFLEARGFRVGMIAQPDWNDPSALLRLGVPRVMVGITAGNLDSMLNKLTAQKKVRSDDQYSPGGRTGSRPNRASIVYGNLARAAFGKHGVPIVLGGIEASLRRIAHYDYWSDQVRRGILLDAKADMLIFGMAERPVWEVAERLRAGEPIGAIRDVRGTAFVLPKGEWEQLPKSARVRDGKPLWLPSYEEVSVDMRAFSEMSGHFQKETNPGNGRVLLQPHGDQALYFNPPAEPLDTALMDELYDMPFQRAPHFGYTEKIPAFETVKHSIVTMRGCFGGCSFCSITEHEGRVIQSRSAESVLREVRALRRMGDYRGVISDVGGPTANMYQMKCRAETIERACRRLSCVHPKVCENLVTDHEPLVQLLRKVREEDGVKKVFIASGVRYDLAERSPEFVRELAEHHTGGQLSVAPEHVDDDVLDKMKKPGAESYERFAEMFACATEDAGKDQHLVPYYISGHPGSTLASMIQLALYLKQRGLRPRQVQDFIPTPMSMATSMYLTGLDPQTQQPVYTAKSLREKRMQKALLQYWDVSQHDLAREALILAKRGDLIGSREHHLVPPATGRGALSIHERRKREAGREAAQGRLGKRGNGTRPAGGGAGGAKAGAGSASIGRASGDAPRGRADAGGTAKASSGRPTEGASHTSGRRAGGKHAAPGGRKGPSKRREH; this is encoded by the coding sequence ATGTCGCTGCCAACCGCAAGTCGGGAAGCGTGCGCGCCGAAAGCGGAGTACGTTGGCCGCGTGAACGAGTTGGTCCAGCTGAGTGGCAAGTCGCGTCGACGGAACGGTGGCGCTGACCGGGGCGCGCCCGCGCGCAGCCCCCTGACCGACTTCCTGCCCACGACGCAGGAAGAGCTCGACGCGCGCGGCTGGGACGCCATCGACGTCCTCATCATCAACGGGGACGCGTACGTCGATCACCCAGCGTTCGGCGGCGCGCTGATCGGCCGCTTCCTCGAGGCGCGCGGCTTCCGCGTCGGGATGATCGCGCAGCCCGACTGGAACGACCCCAGCGCGCTGCTGCGCCTGGGCGTGCCGCGCGTGATGGTCGGCATCACGGCCGGCAACCTGGACAGCATGCTGAACAAGCTGACCGCCCAGAAGAAGGTGCGCTCGGACGATCAATACTCGCCCGGCGGCCGCACCGGGTCGCGCCCCAACCGCGCCAGCATCGTGTACGGCAACCTGGCGCGGGCCGCGTTCGGGAAGCACGGCGTGCCCATCGTGCTCGGTGGCATCGAGGCTTCGCTGCGGCGCATCGCGCACTACGACTACTGGAGCGACCAGGTGCGGCGCGGCATCCTGCTGGACGCCAAGGCCGACATGCTCATCTTCGGCATGGCCGAGCGCCCTGTGTGGGAGGTGGCCGAGCGGCTGCGCGCGGGCGAGCCCATCGGCGCCATCCGCGACGTGCGCGGCACGGCCTTCGTGCTGCCCAAGGGGGAGTGGGAGCAGCTCCCGAAGAGCGCTCGCGTGCGCGACGGGAAGCCCCTCTGGCTGCCCAGCTACGAAGAGGTGAGCGTGGACATGCGCGCCTTCTCCGAGATGAGCGGGCACTTCCAGAAGGAGACCAACCCGGGCAACGGCCGCGTGCTGCTGCAGCCGCACGGCGACCAGGCGCTGTACTTCAACCCGCCCGCCGAGCCGCTCGACACGGCGCTCATGGACGAGCTCTACGACATGCCGTTCCAGCGGGCACCGCACTTCGGCTACACGGAGAAGATCCCGGCGTTCGAGACGGTCAAGCACTCCATCGTGACGATGCGTGGCTGCTTCGGGGGCTGCTCGTTCTGCAGCATCACGGAGCACGAGGGGCGCGTGATCCAGAGCCGCAGCGCCGAGAGCGTGCTGCGCGAGGTGCGGGCGCTGCGCCGCATGGGTGACTACCGCGGCGTGATCAGCGACGTGGGCGGCCCCACCGCCAACATGTACCAGATGAAGTGCCGCGCCGAGACCATCGAGCGCGCGTGCCGGCGCCTGAGCTGCGTGCACCCCAAGGTGTGCGAGAACCTCGTGACCGACCACGAGCCGCTGGTGCAGCTGCTGCGCAAGGTGCGCGAGGAAGACGGAGTGAAGAAGGTCTTCATCGCGTCGGGGGTGCGCTACGACCTGGCCGAGCGCTCGCCCGAGTTCGTGCGCGAGCTGGCCGAGCACCACACGGGTGGGCAGCTGTCCGTGGCGCCCGAGCACGTGGACGACGACGTGCTGGACAAGATGAAGAAGCCCGGGGCCGAGAGCTACGAGCGCTTCGCGGAGATGTTCGCGTGCGCCACGGAGGACGCCGGCAAGGACCAGCACCTGGTGCCCTACTACATCTCGGGGCACCCGGGGTCGACGTTGGCCAGCATGATCCAGCTGGCGCTCTACCTGAAGCAGCGCGGGCTGCGGCCGCGGCAGGTGCAGGACTTCATCCCGACGCCCATGTCGATGGCGACCAGCATGTACCTGACCGGGCTCGACCCGCAGACGCAGCAGCCCGTCTACACGGCCAAGAGCCTTCGCGAGAAGCGCATGCAGAAGGCGCTGCTGCAGTATTGGGACGTGAGCCAGCACGACCTCGCGCGCGAGGCGCTCATCTTGGCGAAGCGCGGCGACCTGATCGGCAGCCGTGAGCACCACCTGGTGCCTCCCGCCACGGGGCGCGGTGCGCTCAGCATCCACGAGCGGCGCAAGCGCGAGGCGGGGCGAGAGGCGGCGCAGGGGCGCCTGGGCAAGCGTGGAAACGGGACACGGCCGGCAGGCGGGGGCGCCGGAGGGGCGAAGGCAGGGGCGGGCAGTGCATCGATTGGACGCGCCAGCGGTGACGCGCCCCGTGGGCGCGCTGACGCAGGAGGCACCGCCAAGGCGTCGAGCGGGCGACCGACGGAGGGCGCGAGCCACACGAGCGGCCGGCGCGCGGGGGGGAAGCACGCAGCTCCCGGTGGGCGCAAGGGTCCGAGCAAGCGACGCGAGCACTGA
- a CDS encoding class I SAM-dependent RNA methyltransferase produces the protein MRKGDILRLDVVALDDAGDGVALLGDHTVHIAAAFPGERVSARVDYVSKRAPMSHAHLVELLAPHERRRSAPCPQHPSRGGRCTGCALMPLQVDAQRSALTQHLRDDLNLPVAYAPDAQSESERTRGYRYASKRVAFGGPGRVRLGSYIRGTHRVAHMDGCVVEHDTIQQAVRAVEQAVQAANVGAYDERTGVGLLRYVWFKTDGERVLLTLIMSSEDLEAARRIAEHLDPHVIAGVALSVQDGQGNGMRGTAALPVRGRSELTLRVAGVPVAVGPLGFLQPNPEVAGACYRSLVHDTAGALAFDLYAGAGITTTLLRERFAQVVPVEAYPESAASLGVAPVSVERFLAEYAGDTPDLVVANPPRKGLRTEVCAALRRLGPPELRIMSCGPKGLRRDLDQLCASEGEGARYELARLDGFDTLPNTPHIELVAVLRRTDAHSTPHA, from the coding sequence ATGCGCAAGGGCGACATCCTACGGCTAGACGTGGTCGCTCTCGACGACGCGGGGGATGGCGTCGCGTTGCTCGGCGACCACACCGTACACATCGCCGCGGCGTTCCCCGGCGAGCGTGTCTCGGCGCGCGTGGACTACGTCTCGAAGCGCGCGCCCATGTCGCACGCGCACCTGGTCGAGCTGCTCGCGCCGCACGAGCGCCGTCGGAGCGCGCCGTGTCCGCAGCACCCTTCGCGCGGTGGTCGCTGCACGGGCTGCGCGCTGATGCCACTGCAGGTGGACGCGCAGCGCAGCGCCCTCACTCAGCACCTACGCGACGACCTGAACCTGCCCGTGGCCTACGCGCCCGACGCGCAGTCCGAGTCCGAACGCACCCGCGGCTACCGCTACGCCAGCAAGCGCGTGGCCTTCGGAGGTCCCGGCCGCGTGCGCCTCGGCAGCTACATCCGGGGCACACACCGCGTGGCGCACATGGACGGCTGTGTGGTGGAGCACGACACCATCCAGCAGGCGGTCCGGGCGGTCGAGCAGGCGGTGCAGGCCGCCAACGTCGGGGCATACGACGAGCGCACTGGGGTCGGGCTGCTGCGCTACGTGTGGTTCAAGACCGATGGAGAACGCGTGCTCCTGACGCTCATCATGAGCAGCGAAGACCTCGAGGCGGCGCGGCGCATCGCCGAACACCTCGACCCGCACGTCATCGCCGGCGTCGCGTTGAGCGTCCAGGACGGGCAGGGCAACGGCATGCGTGGCACGGCGGCGCTCCCGGTGCGCGGGCGGAGCGAGCTCACGCTGCGCGTCGCAGGCGTGCCGGTCGCGGTGGGGCCGCTCGGCTTCCTGCAACCCAACCCAGAGGTCGCGGGCGCGTGCTATCGCTCCTTGGTCCACGACACGGCCGGCGCCCTCGCGTTCGACCTGTACGCGGGGGCGGGCATCACCACGACGCTCCTGCGCGAGCGCTTCGCGCAGGTGGTGCCGGTGGAGGCCTATCCGGAGAGCGCGGCGTCGCTCGGGGTAGCTCCCGTGAGCGTGGAGCGCTTCCTGGCCGAGTACGCTGGCGACACACCGGACCTGGTGGTCGCGAACCCTCCCCGCAAGGGGCTGCGCACGGAGGTGTGCGCTGCGCTGCGACGCCTCGGACCGCCCGAGCTGCGCATCATGAGCTGCGGACCCAAGGGGCTGCGACGCGACCTCGACCAGCTCTGCGCGTCCGAGGGCGAAGGCGCGCGCTACGAGCTCGCGCGACTCGACGGCTTCGACACACTGCCGAACACCCCGCACATCGAGCTGGTCGCCGTGTTGCGCCGCACGGACGCGCACAGCACGCCTCACGCATGA
- a CDS encoding cyclic nucleotide-binding domain-containing protein, producing MSATVAAGQSPWVDRVARGVASALSIPEGSGARALRMLTLIFSMSGALVLMKAAQSGLFLAAFPRTAIPWAFAASAVTLALASSLLVVLAPRMGTVRLARATVAGSAAALVALYALIWLDAAVVHFLLYVVIEAASGVLVIQVWSVASAATDARSARKLMPIAGIGAGLAWTVFGLLVRPLSAWVGSEGLLLIAPLLLALCIALIRAMTKHDIADGRDSQRARVSLLESFRDGFRFVGSQPLMRLLTALAVLSLIIEQFMDFHLMSLARTTYQDADAISSFFGTYFAVTSLISLALLAGPAGRMLGSLGATRSLLLFPCLIVGLALVAILLPGLTTAVLLRGCARVLKQSIWSNSTEQLHTPLSGVRRGQARSAIRGVIAPGGYAVSALLLAALPSSADPRIVATLALLTAATMAWLIAIYARRTYTQALHQAVDQRRWEIGSPRARKSAELDADTYSAFREELLGDDPERAALAAEILSGTDGRKSAEVLSVGLRHRSSDVRLTVARGLTRTTGFVTATVAAHVAQEPEAIVRLACVRALRANLEPDEQTVTALEGLMNDEDPEVSAAAQVGVLVCRLEGDELGQALLPLLTGGPAAGATASATVSVTGETLASGDTLRASARLREALDALDADSIEARGVQTTLSFILERGDPEARMTAAFAVIRTGTLSLLPDVVRLLKDPRTAPPVARALVDLTLVDGTPASASGPDTLAASLSRIASRMARDSVAPPAEALVLRLLSHTDVDIRRSATQALGQSVRDGRHPALAAASVLPLVERDATPAFARFSILAGLARDDGKVDWEVEEVFAPLVHELELGIERARQDVLALLLLRGKRRLVSAVSVARRRPSANRDAQVAELLEMDLDPVLTPWVVPLFERLSLRERVAAARALGALNEDAVDDPLYAIVALGDDLLTGVARLCYGDRFLARFADAVDDSMVPLFEKMRFLRSVPLFQELAGEDLRRLAEMVDTVQFEAGHVVFETGDPGDALYVVLEGSVAMMHGDVELARMGEREFFGELALLDSQPRSADARCLSPTRLIRLRGADLDELMTNRPAATREIVRVLVKRLRETGRRMQS from the coding sequence ATGAGCGCGACGGTGGCGGCCGGGCAGAGCCCCTGGGTCGACCGCGTCGCGCGGGGCGTGGCCAGCGCCCTCTCCATCCCCGAGGGCAGCGGGGCCCGGGCGCTGCGCATGCTCACCTTGATCTTCAGCATGAGCGGCGCGCTCGTGCTCATGAAGGCCGCGCAGTCAGGGCTGTTCCTGGCGGCCTTCCCGCGCACCGCCATCCCGTGGGCGTTCGCGGCGAGCGCCGTCACGCTCGCGCTGGCCAGCTCGCTCTTGGTCGTGTTGGCCCCCCGCATGGGCACGGTCCGGCTCGCACGCGCAACCGTCGCGGGCAGCGCGGCGGCGCTGGTGGCGCTGTACGCGCTCATCTGGCTCGACGCGGCCGTCGTGCACTTCCTGCTCTACGTGGTGATCGAGGCGGCCAGCGGCGTGCTGGTGATTCAGGTGTGGTCCGTCGCGTCCGCCGCCACCGACGCCCGCAGCGCGCGCAAGCTCATGCCCATCGCCGGCATCGGCGCGGGCTTGGCGTGGACGGTGTTCGGGCTGTTGGTGCGTCCGCTCAGCGCGTGGGTGGGGAGCGAAGGGCTCCTCTTGATCGCCCCGCTGCTGCTCGCGCTGTGCATCGCGCTGATCCGTGCCATGACAAAGCACGACATCGCGGACGGGCGAGACAGTCAGCGCGCGCGTGTGTCCCTGCTCGAGAGCTTCCGCGACGGGTTCCGCTTCGTGGGCTCCCAGCCGCTCATGCGCCTGCTGACCGCGCTGGCGGTGCTGTCCCTGATCATCGAGCAGTTCATGGACTTCCACCTGATGAGCCTGGCGCGCACCACGTACCAGGACGCGGACGCCATCTCGTCGTTCTTCGGCACGTACTTCGCGGTGACCAGCCTCATCAGCCTCGCGCTCCTGGCTGGCCCCGCGGGGCGCATGCTCGGATCGCTCGGCGCCACGCGCTCGCTGCTGCTGTTTCCGTGTCTCATCGTCGGGCTCGCGCTGGTCGCGATCCTTCTCCCTGGGCTCACCACGGCCGTGCTGCTGCGCGGCTGCGCGCGCGTGCTGAAGCAGTCCATCTGGTCCAACTCCACCGAGCAGCTGCACACTCCCCTCTCGGGCGTGCGCCGCGGTCAGGCGCGCAGCGCCATCCGGGGGGTCATCGCGCCAGGCGGCTACGCGGTGTCGGCGCTCTTGCTGGCGGCGCTGCCGAGCTCCGCTGACCCGCGCATCGTGGCGACGCTGGCGCTGCTCACGGCCGCGACGATGGCGTGGCTGATCGCCATCTATGCGCGTCGCACGTATACGCAAGCCCTGCACCAAGCCGTGGACCAGCGGCGCTGGGAGATCGGCAGCCCGCGTGCGCGGAAGAGCGCCGAGCTGGACGCCGACACGTACAGCGCGTTCCGCGAGGAGCTGCTGGGCGACGACCCCGAGCGCGCGGCGCTGGCGGCCGAGATCCTCTCGGGCACCGACGGGCGCAAGAGCGCGGAGGTGCTGAGCGTGGGGCTGCGTCACCGCAGCAGCGACGTGCGCCTGACCGTGGCGCGTGGCCTGACGCGCACCACGGGCTTCGTGACGGCCACCGTGGCCGCGCACGTGGCGCAAGAGCCAGAGGCCATCGTGCGCCTCGCGTGCGTGCGCGCGCTGCGCGCCAACCTCGAGCCGGACGAGCAGACCGTCACGGCCCTCGAGGGGCTGATGAACGACGAGGATCCGGAGGTCAGCGCGGCCGCCCAGGTGGGGGTGCTGGTCTGCAGGCTCGAAGGTGACGAGCTCGGGCAGGCGCTCCTGCCGCTCCTCACGGGCGGCCCGGCGGCGGGGGCGACCGCGAGCGCGACCGTGTCGGTGACGGGCGAGACGCTGGCTTCGGGGGACACGCTCCGCGCGAGCGCCCGGCTGCGCGAGGCCCTGGACGCGCTGGACGCCGACAGCATCGAGGCGCGCGGGGTCCAGACGACGCTCAGCTTCATCCTCGAGCGCGGCGACCCCGAGGCGCGCATGACGGCTGCGTTCGCCGTCATCCGCACGGGCACGCTCAGCCTGCTCCCGGACGTGGTGCGGTTGCTGAAGGACCCGCGTACGGCGCCTCCCGTCGCGCGCGCCCTGGTGGACCTGACACTGGTCGACGGTACCCCGGCGAGCGCGTCGGGGCCCGACACGCTGGCCGCCAGTCTCAGCCGCATCGCCAGCCGCATGGCGCGCGACAGCGTGGCGCCACCCGCGGAGGCGCTCGTGCTGCGGCTGCTGTCCCATACCGACGTGGACATCCGGCGCAGCGCCACGCAGGCCCTCGGCCAGAGCGTGCGTGATGGTCGTCACCCCGCGTTGGCGGCGGCGTCGGTGCTCCCCCTGGTCGAGCGCGACGCCACGCCCGCATTCGCACGCTTCAGCATCCTCGCAGGCCTCGCGCGTGACGATGGCAAGGTCGACTGGGAGGTGGAGGAGGTCTTCGCCCCGCTCGTGCACGAGCTGGAGCTGGGCATCGAGCGTGCGCGCCAGGACGTGCTCGCGCTGCTCCTGCTCCGCGGGAAGCGCCGGCTGGTGTCGGCGGTGAGCGTCGCCCGCCGGCGTCCTTCGGCCAACCGCGACGCGCAGGTGGCCGAGCTGCTCGAGATGGACCTGGACCCCGTGCTGACCCCTTGGGTGGTGCCGCTGTTCGAGCGCCTCTCGCTGCGCGAGCGCGTTGCGGCGGCGCGCGCGCTCGGCGCTTTGAACGAAGACGCGGTGGACGACCCGCTTTACGCGATCGTCGCGCTGGGGGATGATCTCCTCACCGGCGTCGCGCGCCTCTGCTACGGAGACCGCTTCCTCGCACGTTTCGCGGACGCGGTGGACGACAGCATGGTGCCCTTGTTCGAGAAGATGCGCTTCCTGCGCAGCGTGCCGCTCTTCCAGGAGCTCGCGGGGGAGGACCTGCGGCGCCTGGCCGAGATGGTGGACACCGTGCAGTTCGAAGCGGGGCACGTCGTGTTCGAGACGGGCGACCCCGGCGACGCCTTGTATGTGGTGCTCGAGGGTAGCGTCGCGATGATGCACGGCGACGTCGAGCTCGCGCGCATGGGCGAGCGGGAGTTCTTCGGCGAGCTGGCGCTCTTGGACTCCCAGCCCCGCAGCGCCGACGCGCGCTGTCTCTCGCCGACGCGCCTCATTCGCCTGCGTGGTGCGGACCTCGACGAGCTGATGACGAACCGACCTGCCGCGACGCGCGAGATCGTGCGCGTGCTCGTCAAGCGGCTGCGCGAGACCGGGCGCCGCATGCAGAGTTGA
- the lon gene encoding endopeptidase La, whose protein sequence is MADSLFPDGSESVLPILPLRNSVLFPVSVVPVNVGRHRSVRLIETACGGERPVIAVVAQKRPETEDPTFDEVHWVGTVARVLKVIRLGTGQYSVVLQGVSRMRILEPLGRQPCLSARVERIHEPPAVDAELDALTLRLRESTRSLYEHLPSQPREAARILDNVVEPGALADLVTANVSVSNDVKQAVLEMLDVSMRLGMVIDLVERQREVFRVKREISTLVQEEMSRSQRELLLRQQLKRIKQELGEPTDDEDDLETLSERVAMADMPLEADKAARQQLRRMRLMNSASSEYHVARAYVEWLADLPWSKSTPDRLHVGEARRVLDEDHHGLERPKRRIVEYVAVRRLRRDGRAPILCFVGPPGVGKTSLARSIAHAAGREFVRVSLGGVSDEAEIRGHRRTYVGAFPGRIVAGLKKAKSRNPVIVLDEIDKLGRDQRGDPGSALLEVLDPEQNHAFVDHYLEVPVDLSSVMFIATANRMDTIPGPLLDRMEVIELPGYTLDEKRHIAAKFIMPRQLSDHGLTPERLELRDDALDSVIEDYTDEAGVRRLEQHIAALCRAVAVRLAGGEDVQLNATPADVRQILGGPRGGRTKAPRVPAPGHATSLAYSASGGRLVLVEATRMAGTGKLHQTGKMGDVMRESVAAALTYVRSRTATLGVPDDFLSKIDVHVHLPEGAVSKEGASAGIALYAALATMLTRQKVRTDVGMAGEITLRGTVLRITGVKERCLIAHREGLTRVVLPARNAPDLEEVPREVLDALDVRLVNHVDEVLALVCEPAPEVSLEAALPA, encoded by the coding sequence ATGGCCGACTCACTCTTCCCAGACGGCAGCGAGAGCGTCCTGCCGATCCTCCCCCTGCGAAACTCGGTGCTGTTCCCGGTATCGGTGGTGCCCGTCAACGTCGGGCGCCACCGCTCCGTGCGCCTGATCGAAACGGCCTGCGGCGGGGAGCGGCCGGTGATCGCGGTGGTCGCGCAGAAGCGTCCCGAGACGGAGGATCCCACCTTCGACGAAGTGCACTGGGTGGGCACCGTCGCGCGCGTGCTGAAGGTCATCCGGCTGGGAACCGGGCAGTACAGCGTGGTGCTGCAAGGGGTCAGCCGCATGCGCATCCTCGAGCCGCTCGGTCGCCAGCCGTGCCTCAGCGCGCGCGTGGAGCGCATCCACGAGCCGCCCGCGGTGGACGCCGAGCTGGACGCCCTGACGCTTCGACTACGCGAGTCCACGCGCTCGCTGTACGAACACCTCCCGAGCCAGCCTCGTGAGGCGGCGCGCATCCTGGACAACGTCGTCGAGCCGGGCGCGCTGGCGGACCTGGTGACGGCCAACGTGTCGGTCTCGAACGACGTCAAGCAGGCTGTCCTGGAGATGCTGGACGTGTCCATGCGGCTCGGCATGGTGATCGACTTGGTGGAGCGACAGCGCGAAGTGTTCCGTGTGAAGCGGGAGATCTCGACGCTGGTGCAGGAGGAGATGTCCCGCTCGCAGCGCGAGCTGCTGCTGCGGCAGCAGCTCAAGCGCATCAAGCAGGAGCTGGGCGAGCCCACCGACGACGAGGACGACCTCGAGACCCTCAGCGAGCGCGTGGCCATGGCGGACATGCCCCTCGAGGCCGACAAGGCCGCACGGCAACAGCTCCGGCGCATGCGCCTGATGAACTCCGCCAGCTCCGAGTACCACGTGGCGCGCGCCTACGTGGAGTGGCTGGCCGACCTGCCCTGGAGCAAGTCCACCCCCGACCGCCTGCACGTGGGTGAAGCCCGCCGCGTGCTCGACGAGGACCACCACGGGCTCGAGCGCCCCAAGCGCCGCATCGTGGAGTACGTCGCGGTCCGCCGACTGCGCCGTGACGGGCGGGCGCCCATCCTGTGCTTCGTGGGACCGCCAGGCGTGGGCAAGACGTCCCTCGCGCGCTCCATCGCGCATGCGGCCGGACGCGAATTCGTGCGCGTGTCGCTGGGCGGCGTGTCGGACGAGGCCGAGATCCGTGGCCACCGGCGCACCTACGTGGGCGCCTTCCCTGGGCGCATCGTGGCCGGGCTCAAGAAGGCCAAGTCACGCAACCCGGTCATCGTGCTGGACGAGATCGACAAGCTGGGGCGCGACCAGCGCGGCGACCCCGGCAGCGCGCTGCTGGAGGTGCTCGACCCGGAGCAGAACCACGCGTTCGTCGACCACTACTTGGAGGTCCCGGTCGACCTCAGCTCCGTGATGTTCATCGCCACGGCCAACCGCATGGACACCATCCCGGGGCCGCTCTTGGACCGCATGGAGGTGATCGAGCTGCCCGGCTACACGCTGGACGAGAAGCGCCACATCGCCGCGAAGTTCATCATGCCGCGTCAGCTCAGCGACCACGGGCTCACGCCCGAGCGGCTGGAGCTGCGTGACGACGCGCTGGACAGCGTGATCGAGGACTACACCGACGAAGCAGGTGTGCGGCGGCTGGAGCAACACATCGCCGCCCTGTGCCGCGCGGTGGCCGTGCGGCTCGCTGGTGGCGAGGACGTGCAGCTCAACGCCACGCCCGCCGACGTGCGCCAGATCCTCGGCGGCCCCCGTGGTGGGCGCACGAAGGCTCCGCGCGTGCCCGCGCCGGGGCACGCCACGTCGCTGGCCTACAGCGCGTCGGGCGGGCGGCTGGTGCTGGTGGAGGCCACCCGCATGGCAGGTACCGGCAAGCTGCACCAGACCGGCAAGATGGGCGACGTCATGCGCGAGTCGGTGGCCGCCGCGCTGACCTACGTGCGCTCGCGCACGGCGACGCTCGGGGTGCCGGACGACTTCCTGTCCAAGATCGACGTGCACGTGCACCTCCCGGAGGGCGCCGTCTCCAAGGAGGGCGCCAGCGCAGGCATCGCGCTGTACGCCGCGCTCGCGACCATGCTGACGCGCCAGAAGGTGCGCACGGACGTCGGCATGGCGGGCGAGATCACGCTGCGCGGCACCGTGCTGCGCATCACGGGCGTGAAGGAGCGCTGCCTGATCGCACACCGCGAGGGGCTGACGCGCGTGGTGCTCCCGGCGCGCAACGCCCCAGACCTCGAAGAGGTGCCCCGCGAGGTGCTGGACGCGCTCGACGTGCGGCTGGTGAACCACGTGGACGAGGTGCTGGCGCTGGTCTGTGAACCCGCGCCAGAGGTGTCCCTCGAAGCCGCCCTACCCGCGTGA
- a CDS encoding TIGR04552 family protein — protein MVTTPPSLDQAFTVADLEAIRNLLSGGSVIDWRKLMFESEAEAVAFVAANELDLSDPADVTRIDSVRNEAVKYLRRHFDFPVPAPVANADLVTLLMMASGKGHRQLCACTVLKVMHTIHHLEARELLFQLPVSNEEVFHLVEQKVYRVIGRALADGAPIVEFIGGRKNKDSLYTKLLSKSEATAAQIYDKLRFRVVTRSTDEIFGVLRMLQREILPFNYVIPEQSTNTLLPFDTHCASQPELRALRARMQSFEEPDVERERESLVDNEFTAPTYRVVHFVADMPIRLSDARLAAAPPAAWTLGRIIFVMAEFQVIDTETDAHNEIGDASHSAYKVRQRTAVMRRLKLGKPGLVVPSEPKRDD, from the coding sequence ATGGTCACCACCCCTCCTAGCCTCGATCAAGCCTTCACGGTCGCCGACCTCGAGGCCATCCGAAACCTCCTGTCTGGCGGCTCGGTCATCGACTGGCGCAAGCTGATGTTCGAGTCCGAGGCCGAGGCGGTCGCTTTCGTCGCCGCGAACGAGCTGGACCTGTCGGACCCCGCGGACGTCACGCGCATCGACTCCGTGCGCAACGAGGCGGTGAAGTATCTTCGGCGGCACTTCGACTTCCCGGTGCCCGCGCCCGTCGCGAACGCGGACCTGGTGACGCTGCTGATGATGGCGAGCGGCAAGGGACACCGGCAGCTGTGTGCCTGCACGGTGCTCAAGGTCATGCACACCATCCACCACCTCGAGGCGCGCGAGCTGCTGTTCCAGCTGCCCGTCTCGAACGAGGAGGTCTTCCACCTGGTGGAGCAGAAGGTCTACCGCGTCATAGGGCGTGCGCTGGCGGATGGCGCGCCGATCGTCGAGTTCATCGGCGGGCGCAAGAACAAGGACTCGCTGTACACGAAGCTGCTGAGCAAGTCCGAGGCCACCGCCGCGCAGATCTACGACAAGCTCCGCTTCCGTGTGGTGACCCGCTCCACCGACGAGATCTTCGGCGTGCTGCGCATGCTTCAACGCGAGATCCTGCCGTTCAACTACGTCATCCCCGAGCAGAGCACCAACACCCTCTTGCCTTTCGACACGCACTGCGCGTCGCAACCCGAGCTGCGGGCCCTGCGCGCGCGGATGCAGTCCTTCGAGGAGCCCGACGTGGAGCGCGAGCGCGAGAGCCTGGTGGACAACGAGTTCACCGCGCCCACCTACCGCGTGGTGCACTTCGTGGCGGACATGCCCATACGCTTGTCGGACGCCCGGTTGGCCGCGGCCCCGCCGGCCGCGTGGACGCTGGGGCGCATCATCTTCGTGATGGCGGAGTTCCAGGTGATCGACACCGAGACCGACGCGCACAACGAGATTGGCGACGCCAGCCACTCGGCCTACAAGGTGCGGCAGCGCACGGCGGTGATGCGCCGCCTCAAGCTGGGCAAGCCGGGCCTCGTGGTGCCGAGCGAACCCAAGCGCGACGACTGA
- a CDS encoding DUF4258 domain-containing protein: MSPAVRALLASLALSSAVAVLPSGGCLEPSAATEAEGGPDPSVAVAPFVPPSAPPARTPPIATPGDARANNTPHDAPTGSADPLLRRLAQKPLRYTRHGRCRMTCRHISEAEVRALLDEGHVVPERTRSDGQCTSYAVEGQTADAQDVRIVYADCARETRVVTTIDLGRDWPCHCD; the protein is encoded by the coding sequence ATGAGCCCCGCGGTCCGCGCGCTCCTGGCCTCCCTCGCGCTCTCGTCAGCCGTCGCGGTGCTGCCGTCGGGGGGCTGCCTCGAGCCGAGCGCTGCCACCGAAGCAGAGGGCGGGCCAGACCCGTCCGTGGCGGTCGCCCCCTTCGTTCCTCCGAGCGCCCCGCCTGCCAGGACGCCACCCATCGCGACACCCGGAGACGCACGAGCCAACAACACACCACACGACGCGCCCACCGGAAGCGCGGATCCGTTGCTGCGACGACTGGCGCAGAAGCCGCTCCGCTACACGCGTCACGGGCGCTGCCGCATGACCTGCAGGCATATCAGCGAAGCGGAGGTGCGGGCCCTCCTCGACGAAGGCCACGTGGTCCCGGAGCGCACCCGCAGCGATGGTCAGTGCACCTCATACGCCGTGGAGGGCCAGACCGCGGACGCGCAGGACGTCCGCATCGTGTACGCCGACTGCGCGCGCGAGACACGCGTCGTCACCACCATCGACCTCGGGCGCGACTGGCCCTGCCACTGCGACTGA